The Leucoraja erinacea ecotype New England chromosome 22, Leri_hhj_1, whole genome shotgun sequence genome includes a region encoding these proteins:
- the LOC129707911 gene encoding carboxypeptidase A1-like yields MRALLVLSAVLLAVYSKKTFIGDQVLRITVRDEAQLNLVRSLQEEEHLNVDFWKESNSPSLPIDIHVPRENSQSVKVFLELHGIDYSILVEDLQARLDDEHKEMLLSRHKERSSRMFNYAAYHTLEEIYAWMDTFVTSNPGLVSKMQIGTTFENRPIYVLRFSTGGINRPAIWMNSGIHAREWITPATSLWFANKVASEYGSDATITSLLNTMDLYLEIVTNPDGFHFTHTSNRMWRKTRSRHSGEQCIGVDPNRNFDANFGGPGASGFSCASTYYGPYANSEKEVKAIVDFVKSHGNFKVFIDVHSYSQLLLFPYGYTKTVPKDYDELLNLSKKSITSLASLYGTKYRYGPIITTIYQSSGSSIDWAYDYGIKYSFCFELRDTGRHGFILPADQIIPTAEETYLALIDIFNHASQHPY; encoded by the exons ATGAGAGCCCTGTTGGTCCTCAGTGCCGTTCTCCTAGCTGTTTATAGCAAGAAGACATTCATTGG TGACCAGGTTCTTCGGATCACTGTTAGGGATGAGGCACAGCTCAACCTGGTGAGATCCCTTCAGGAAGAAGAGCATCTGAAT GTCGATTTCTGGAAAGAATCCAACAGCCCTTCACTGCCTATTGACATCCACGTCCCGAGAGAAAATAGCCAATCAGTGAAAGTTTTCCTGGAGCTCCATGGCATTGATTACTCTATCTTGGTTGAAGATCTCCAG GCACGATTGGATGACGAGCACAAGGAAATGTTGTTGTCTCGGCATAAGGAGCGTAGCAGCCGCATGTTCAACTATGCTGCTTATCATACGTTGGAGGAG ATCTATGCGTGGATGGACACATTTGTGACTTCAAACCCAGGTCTTGTCAGCAAGATGCAGATTGGAACTACATTTGAAAACCGGCCAATCTACGTCCTCAGG TTCAGTACTGGTGGCATCAACCGGCCTGCTATCTGGATGAATTCTGGAATCCATGCTCGCGAATGGATCACTCCAGCGACTTCTCTCTGGTTTGCCAACAAG GTTGCCAGTGAGTATGGCAGTGATGCCACTATAACTTCACTCCTAAATACAATGGACCTCTACCTGGAGATTGTTACAAACCCTGATGGCTTCCATTTCACCCACACTTCT AACCGTATGTGGCGTAAGACCAGATCAAGGCATTCTGGTGAACAATGTATTGGAGTCGACCCAAATAGGAACTTTGATGCCAATTTTGGAG GACCCGGAGCCAGCGGCTTTTCTTGCGCATCCACGTACTATGGACCTTATGCCAATTCTGAGAAAGAGGTCAAAGCCATTGTTGACTTTGTCAAAAGCCATGGAAATTTCAAAGTCTTCATTGATGTTCACAGCTATTCCCAGCTCTTACTTTTCCCTTATGGTTACACCAAAACTGTCCCAAAGGACTATGATGAGCTG TTAAATCTTAGCAAGAAATCCATAACTTCATTGGCATCATTGTATGGCACCAAGTATAGATATGGACCCATTATTACAACAATCT ATCAATCCAGCGGTTCCTCTATTGACTGGGCTTATGACTACGGCATCAAGTATTCTTTCTGCTTTGAACTGCGTGACACAGGTCGTCATGGTTTCATTTTACCAGCCGATCAGATTATTCCAACAGCCGAAGAAACCTATCTGGCACTGATTGACATTTTCAATCATGCCAGCCAACACCCctattaa
- the LOC129707910 gene encoding galactoside alpha-(1,2)-fucosyltransferase 2-like: MANFALTCTNSFNSKPRCFLKLLLVSVFSLCTVYIFCPRAFYRENNMSIILGRNLSKQLENMAIVKTTIKDSNCVQNEDYEVLKAIRSSKGMWTISPIGRFGNQMGQYATLFALARLNRKQAYIIPTMANYLSQNFKITLPTLTQEIADKIPWKNYQLSDWMEEKHKKISGDYIKFSGYPASWTFYHHIREEITREFSFHELIAKEANLYLWNIAAQRQNVTYIGVHVRRGDYVHVMPHVWKGVIGDKSYLEQAMSYFRNKHKNALFIVVSNGIKWCRKNIDASKGDVYFSGDGNEAKPQRDFAILAHCNHTIMTVGTFGFWAAYLAGGEVIYLSNFTLPNSPFLKVFKYEAFFLPEWIGIAADLSPLLVKIP, from the coding sequence ATGGCCAACTTCGCACTCACTTGCACAAATTCATTCAATTCCAAGCCACGATGCTTTCTAAAATTGCTTCTCGTGTCAGTCTTTTCACTGTGCACTGTATATATATTTTGTCCCAGGGCCTTTTATCGAGAAAACAACATGTCAATAATATTGGGAAGGAATCTTTCCAAACAGTTGGAAAATATGGCCATCGTGAAGACCACCATTAAAGATTCAAACTGTGTCCAGAATGAAGACTATGAGGTACTCAAAGCCATCAGATCTTCTAAAGGCATGTGGACAATCTCCCCAATAGGGAGGTTTGGCAATCAGATGGGGCAATATGCAACATTATTTGCTTTAGCCAGATTAAACAGAAAGCAAGCCTACATTATCCCAACAATGGCCAATTATCTGTCTCAGAACTTCAAGATCACACTCCCCACTCTCACACAAGAGATTGCGGACAAGATTCCTTGGAAAAACTACCAACTTTCTGACTGGATGGAAGAAAAGCATAAAAAAATCTCAGGAGATTATATAAAATTCTCAGGATACCCAGCTTCTTGGACTTTCTACCACCACATCCGTGAAGAAATCACGCGTGAATTTTCTTTTCATGAGTTAATTGCAAAGGAAGCCAACTTGTATTTATGGAACATAGCAGCACAACGCCAAAATGTTACGTACATTGGTGTTCATGTTCGAAGAGGAGATTACGTGCATGTAATGCCCCACGTGTGGAAAGGTGTGATTGGAGATAAGAGCTACTTGGAACAAGCCATGTCCTACTTCAGGAATAAACATAAGAATGCTTTATTCATAGTGGTAAGCAATGGAATCAAATGGTGTCGGAAGAATATAGATGCCTCTAAAGGGGATGTCTATTTCTCAGGAGATGGGAATGAAGCAAAGCCGCAGAGAGACTTTGCCATTCTTGCTCACTGCAACCACACCATAATGACCGTTGGTACGTTTGGATTCTGGGCTGCTTACCTTGCTGGTGGGGAGGTTATCTACCTTTCAAACTTTACTTTGCCAAATTCACCTTTCTTAAAGGTGTTTAAGTATGAGGCATTCTTTCTGCCGGAATGGATTGGAATTGCTGCTGATCTTTCACCTCTTCTGGTCAAAATACCATAA